A stretch of DNA from Cytobacillus luteolus:
GGCTCATAAATCCATTTATGTGACCTCACTTGCTGAAAAAACAGAAGTAGAGGGCTCATAAATCCATTTATGTGACCTCACTTGCCGAAAAAACAGAAGTAGAGGGCTCATAAATCCATTTATGTGACCTCACTTGCTGAAAAAACAGAAGTAGAGGGCTCATAAATTCGTTTATGTGACCTCACTTGCCGAAAAAACAGAAGTAGAGGGCTCATAAATTCTTTCATGTGACCTCACTTTGCCGAAATCAGAAAAAGATTAAATTGAAGAAAGGAGTTTCAAGATGACACAAAAACCAATATTTATTAGACATGCAAACCAGCTGATAACGATAAAAGATAGTTCAACTGCACCTTTAAAAAGACAGGACATGAACGAACTACACATTATTGAAGATGGTAGTGTGTGGCTTGAGAATGGCATCATACAAGCGGTTGGGACAGATGTAGAAGTCAGCAAATTATACAAAAATCGCCTTGCTGAAGCAGACATTATCGATGCTACCGGAAAAATTGTTACACCAGGGTTAGTTGATCCGCATACCCATCTTGTCCATGCAGGAAGCCGTGAAAATGAATTTAATATGAGACTTCAAGGCGCATCTTATATGGAAATCATGAATGCGGGTGGAGGTATCCATTCAACAACTAGTGCTACTCGAGAAGCAACTCATGAAGAACTATTTGAACAAAGCTATAAACGCCTAAATCAATTTCTACTTCACGGAGTTACAACTGTAGAAGCGAAAAGTGGCTATGGTCTAGCATGGGAGCATGAATTAAAGCAATTAGAAGTAGCAAATTCTCTAAATGAGAAGCATCCAATTGATATTGTAAGTACTTTCATGGGTGCACATGCAGTTCCGGCAAACTACAAGGAAACTCCCGAAGAATTTGTGGACTTAGTCATAAATGAAATGATTCCTAAAGTGGCAGAGTTAGGCTTAGCAGAGTTCAACGATGTATTTTGTGAGCGAGGTGTGTTTACACCAGAACAATCCAAACGCATTTTAGAGGCGGGTGTTAAACACGGGCTGTTAGCAAAAATTCATGCTGATGAAATTGAACCATATGCCGGAGCGGAATTAGCTGCAGAGGTTGGAGCAGTTTCTGCTGACCATTTATTACGTGTATCCGATGAAGGAATTCAGGTGATGGCTGAAAAGAATGTAATCGGTGTCCTCTTACCTGGTACAGCCTTTTTCCTCATGGCTGATTTTGCAAATGGTCGTAAAATGATTGATGCAGGCGTACCGATTGCATTATCAACAGATAGTAACCCAGGTTCATCACCAACGATTTCCTTGCCATTTATCATGAACTTAGGCTGTCTGAAAATGGGGATGACTCCAGCTGAAGTATTGGTTGCTACAACTATTAATGCGGCTCATGCAATTAAGAGAGGTCATGAGGTAGGAAGTATTGAACAAGGGAAGAAAGCAGATATCACGATTTTCAACGTGCCTAATTTCTATCAATTAATCTATCATTATGGAATGAACCATACAGATACAGTTGTTAAAGCAGGGAAATTAGTTGTTCAGAACGGGAGACTACTATGATGCAATATCCGTATCCATTATTGAATCCACCTAATTTTAAGTGGCGAAAGAGTGATGGAATTACAGAACCTAAGGTCAATGAGTGGATAAAAACACTCAATGAAGGCGAAACTCCGGATTGGTCCCAGTATGATGTAACCCTCCTGGGGGTTCCACTTTCTCGGTCTTCCATTAGTGCATCAGCGGCAAGTGAAAATCCTGATGCAATAAGAAGAGCGTGGAAGTCGTTTTCTACCTATAACCTTGATTATGATGTTGATTTAGTGAAATTAAATGTAGTTGATCTAGGAGATGTAAGACAGCACGTAACAGATATTGCTTTATGTCATCGAAACATTGTTGAGGCAATGGAAGGAATGCGCACGAACCATCCGTCAACCTTTCCACTTGTGATAGGAGGGGACCACTCAATCACAGCCAAGCTGATTAAAGGCTGGAAAAAGTCCCACCCACATGAAGAGATAGGGATTCTGCAATTTGATACTCACTTCGATCTACGTGACATGAAAGAGTTTGGTCCAGCAAATGGCACTCCAATTCGGAACGTAATTGAGAGTGGATATGTTAAAGGCGAGAACATTTACAATATTGGTTTACATGGCTTCTTCAATTCGAAGTCATTAAAACACTATGCTGATGAAGTTAAGCTAAATTATATTACATTAAAGGAAGCTCGAAGAAGGGGCATAGAAGCAACTGTTCAAGCAGCCCTTGATGAACTTTCGGAAAAAGTAGACACAATTTACTTAACAGTTGATATGGATGTTCTTGATATAGGGATTGCTCCGGGGGCACCTGCTTCTTCTCCAGGCGGGATGAGAACAGATGAATTATTCGAAGCAGTTACTATTGCTGGCCAATATTCTAAGGTAAAGGCGATGGACATTGTATGCCTTGACCCGAATAAAGATGTTGGGGAAGCAACGGTAAAAGCTGGGGTACATGTGATGTTGTCGTTTTTGACAGGATTTGCGATGAGGTCTTAAAAGTAGTGTTCATCACTACTTTTCTAAAAAGAGTTTTCAGAAATATCAGAAATAAATAAAAGAAGGTGAGGTAGAGTTTATGGAAAATAAGACAAATTTAAATGTTGGTTACAATCCAGACCTTAACAAAGGGTCAAATTTAGTGAAGTTTTTCTTATTTAGTGCAATTGGGATTTTCATGTTTTTTATTCCTATTACAATTGGAGAAAAATCCTCAATTCCACTAGATCACTTAGTAACATGGATTAACACCACATTTTCAACTGCAGTACCGTATTATGCATTGATTGTCATTTTGCTAGGTGCAATTTATCCGTTTTACACAAGAACATGGAATAAAAATAAGGTGAATACCCTATTTTCAATGTTTAAAGTAGTTGGATTAGTTGTTGCAATCATGCTTGTTTTCAAAGCAGGCCCTGAGTGGTT
This window harbors:
- the hutI gene encoding imidazolonepropionase → MTQKPIFIRHANQLITIKDSSTAPLKRQDMNELHIIEDGSVWLENGIIQAVGTDVEVSKLYKNRLAEADIIDATGKIVTPGLVDPHTHLVHAGSRENEFNMRLQGASYMEIMNAGGGIHSTTSATREATHEELFEQSYKRLNQFLLHGVTTVEAKSGYGLAWEHELKQLEVANSLNEKHPIDIVSTFMGAHAVPANYKETPEEFVDLVINEMIPKVAELGLAEFNDVFCERGVFTPEQSKRILEAGVKHGLLAKIHADEIEPYAGAELAAEVGAVSADHLLRVSDEGIQVMAEKNVIGVLLPGTAFFLMADFANGRKMIDAGVPIALSTDSNPGSSPTISLPFIMNLGCLKMGMTPAEVLVATTINAAHAIKRGHEVGSIEQGKKADITIFNVPNFYQLIYHYGMNHTDTVVKAGKLVVQNGRLL
- a CDS encoding agmatinase family protein, giving the protein MQYPYPLLNPPNFKWRKSDGITEPKVNEWIKTLNEGETPDWSQYDVTLLGVPLSRSSISASAASENPDAIRRAWKSFSTYNLDYDVDLVKLNVVDLGDVRQHVTDIALCHRNIVEAMEGMRTNHPSTFPLVIGGDHSITAKLIKGWKKSHPHEEIGILQFDTHFDLRDMKEFGPANGTPIRNVIESGYVKGENIYNIGLHGFFNSKSLKHYADEVKLNYITLKEARRRGIEATVQAALDELSEKVDTIYLTVDMDVLDIGIAPGAPASSPGGMRTDELFEAVTIAGQYSKVKAMDIVCLDPNKDVGEATVKAGVHVMLSFLTGFAMRS